One Syngnathoides biaculeatus isolate LvHL_M chromosome 4, ASM1980259v1, whole genome shotgun sequence DNA window includes the following coding sequences:
- the LOC133499442 gene encoding natterin-3-like, with the protein MRTCLVVSVILLVLCTPTLQSDPFDGQPQSSRLNEALGDVVPPLESARDPARREPTPGSSAASSADFGEHANLKWVPWNGSLPNGAVAIFNGYAQRTDYVCKVRCEAGFFTRDTCRYPYADKEYVSDVFDLLVNVDQFEFLEWAEDSYGSVPSLAVRTCQGVDIFVGKNQYGLGKVVSQHEAFFLPWEGDEYWYKNYQVLRLNPDVYSQHISHVEYAVDQMELFHHPPETLQQAKVTNLECHAVRKTVTLEKTSTSEKTWDTGRETRNGSVSTMKAKVPILGPGNVDFTKEQTVTFSEGTSLLEAVSHSVSVELLVPPNFSCAVRMDGRKMSADIPFKARLSRTNHNGDTHWTSITGTYDGVSVGEINAVVERCQPVADSVPCQPDQD; encoded by the exons ATGAGGACGTGTCTTGTCGTGTCAGTGATTCTGTTGGTGCTCTGCACCCCGACGCTGCAGTCGGACCCGTTTGACGGCCAGCCACAGTCCA GTCGTCTGAACGAGGCCCTGGGTGATGTGGTCCCTCCCCTGGAATCAGCCCGGGACCCCGCGCGGCGAGAACCAACTCCGGGCTCCTCCGCGGCCTCCTCGGCCGACTTCGGCGAACACGCCAACCTGAAGTGGGTCCCCTGGAACGGCTCCCTGCCCAACGGGGCGGTGGCCATCTTCAACGGCTACGCCCAGCGCACCGACTACGTGTGCAAGGTGAGGTGCGAGGCGGGCTTCTTCACCCGCGACACCTGCCGCTACCCGTACGCCGACAAGGAGTACGTGTCGGACGTCTTCGACCTGCTGGTCAACGTGGACCAGTTCGAGTTCCTGGAGTGGGCGGAGGACTCCTACGGGTCGGTGCCCAGTCTTGCCGTCAGGACGTGCCAAGGAGTTGACATCTTCGTGGGCAAGAACCAATATGGACTCGGCAAG GTGGTGAGCCAGCACGAGGCTTTCTTCCTTCCCTGGGAGGGTGACGAGTACTGGTACAAGAACTACCAGGTTCTACGGCTCAACCCCGACGTGTACAGCCAGCACATCTCGCATGTGGAGTACGCCGTGGACCAAATGGAGCTCTTTCACCACCCGCCCGAAACCCTGCAGCAGGCCAAAGTCACTAACCTGGAGTGCCACGCTGTGCGCAAGACGGTTACACTGGAAAAGACCAGCACCAGCGAGAAGACCTGGGACACCGGACGGGAGACCCGCAACGGCTCGGTGTCCACCATGAAGGCCAAGGTGCCCATCCTGGGGCCAGGGAACGTGGACTTCACCAAAGAGCAGACCGTCACCTTCTCCGAGGGGACCAGCCTGCTGGAGGCAGTGAGCCACTCGGTCAGCGTGGAGCTCCTGGTGCCGCCCAACTTTTCTTGCGCCGTCAGGATGGACGGACGCAAGATGAGCGCCGACATCCCCTTCAAGGCCCGTCTGAGTCGCACCAACCACAACGGGGACACGCACTGGACCTCCATCACGGGAACCTACGATGGCGTCAGCGTTGGCGAGATTAACGCCGTGGTGGAACGTTGCCAGCCCGTAGCCGACTCCGTCCCGTGCCAGCCCGACCAAGACTGA